The following coding sequences lie in one Mycobacterium sp. Z3061 genomic window:
- the serA gene encoding phosphoglycerate dehydrogenase, which produces MNLPVVLIADKLAQSTVAALGDQVEVRWVDGPDREKLLAAVPEADALLVRSATTVDAEVLAAAPKLKIVARAGVGLDNVDVDAATARGVLVVNAPTSNIHSAAEHAIALLLAASRQIPAADATLREHTWKRSKFSGTEIFGKTVGVVGLGRIGQLVAQRIAAFGAHLVAYDPYVSHARAAQLGIELLPLDELLARADFISVHLPKTPETAGLIGKEALAKTKPGVIIVNAARGGLIDEAALAEAITSGHVRGAGLDVFATEPCTDSPLFELPQVVVTPHLGASTAEAQDRAGTDVAESVRLALAGEFVPDAVNIGGGVVNEEVAPWLDLVRKLGVLASALSDEFPASLSVQVRGELAAEDVEVLKLSALRGLFSAVIDEPVTFVNAPALAAERGVTAEISKATESPNHRSVVDVRAVGADGSVVNVAGTLTGPQLVQKIVQINGRSYDLRAEGVNLVINYADQPGALGKIGTLLGAAGVNIQAAQLSEDTEGPSATVALRLDQDVPADVRAAITEAVGANKLEVVDFS; this is translated from the coding sequence TGGCCGCGGTCCCCGAAGCCGACGCTCTGCTGGTCCGCTCGGCCACCACCGTCGACGCCGAGGTACTGGCCGCCGCCCCCAAGCTCAAGATCGTCGCCCGCGCCGGTGTCGGACTGGACAACGTCGACGTCGACGCCGCCACCGCCCGTGGCGTGCTGGTGGTCAACGCCCCCACCTCCAACATCCACAGCGCCGCCGAACACGCGATCGCCCTGCTGCTGGCCGCGTCCCGCCAGATCCCGGCCGCCGACGCCACGCTGCGCGAGCACACCTGGAAGCGCTCCAAATTCTCTGGCACGGAGATCTTCGGCAAGACCGTCGGCGTCGTCGGCCTGGGCCGCATCGGCCAGCTGGTCGCCCAGCGCATCGCCGCCTTCGGCGCCCACCTGGTCGCCTATGACCCGTACGTGTCGCACGCCCGCGCCGCCCAGCTCGGCATCGAGCTGCTGCCGCTGGACGAGCTGCTGGCCCGCGCCGACTTCATCTCGGTGCACCTGCCCAAGACGCCGGAGACGGCCGGTTTGATCGGCAAGGAGGCGCTGGCCAAGACCAAGCCCGGCGTCATCATCGTCAACGCGGCCCGCGGCGGCCTGATCGACGAGGCCGCCCTGGCCGAGGCCATCACCAGCGGCCACGTGCGCGGCGCGGGCCTGGACGTGTTCGCCACCGAGCCCTGCACCGACAGCCCGCTGTTCGAGCTGCCCCAGGTGGTCGTCACACCGCACCTGGGCGCCTCGACCGCCGAGGCGCAGGACCGGGCCGGCACCGACGTCGCCGAGAGCGTGCGGCTGGCGCTGGCCGGCGAGTTCGTCCCCGACGCCGTCAACATCGGCGGCGGCGTGGTCAACGAAGAAGTGGCGCCGTGGCTGGACCTGGTGCGCAAGCTCGGCGTCCTGGCCTCAGCGTTGTCCGACGAGTTCCCCGCGTCGCTGTCGGTACAGGTTCGCGGAGAGCTCGCGGCCGAGGACGTCGAGGTGCTGAAGCTGTCGGCGCTGCGCGGCCTGTTCTCGGCCGTCATCGACGAGCCCGTCACCTTCGTGAACGCCCCGGCTCTGGCCGCCGAGCGCGGCGTCACCGCCGAGATCAGCAAGGCCACCGAAAGTCCCAACCACCGCAGCGTGGTGGACGTGCGGGCGGTCGGCGCCGACGGTTCGGTGGTCAATGTCGCGGGCACGCTGACCGGCCCGCAGTTGGTCCAGAAGATCGTCCAGATCAACGGCCGCAGCTACGACCTGCGCGCCGAGGGCGTCAACCTGGTGATCAACTACGCCGACCAGCCCGGCGCGCTGGGCAAGATCGGCACATTGCTCGGGGCGGCAGGGGTGAACATTCAGGCCGCGCAGTTGTCCGAGGACACCGAGGGCCCGAGTGCCACCGTCGCGCTGCGCCTGGACCAGGACGTGCCGGCCGACGTGCGGGCGGCCATCACGGAGGCGGTAGGCGCGAACAAGCTTGAAGTGGTTGACTTCTCGTGA
- a CDS encoding 3-isopropylmalate dehydrogenase → MTKLAVIAGDGIGPEVIAEALKVLDAVLPGVEKTEYDLGARRYHATGEVLPESVVPELRQHDAILLGAIGDPSVPSGVLERGLLLRMRFELDHHVNLRPARLYPGVTSPLAGNPDIDFVVVREGTEGPYTGNGGAIRVGTPHEVATEVSVNTAFGVRRVVKDAFERARKRRKHLTLVHKTNVLTFAGGLWLRTVQEIGEQYPDVEVAYQHVDAATIFLATDPGRFDVIVTDNLFGDIITDLAAAVCGGIGLAASGNIDATRTNPSMFEPVHGSAPDIAGQGIADPTAAIMSVALLLAHLGEDEAAARVDRAVAAYLATRGDERPATSVAGERIAAGL, encoded by the coding sequence GTGACGAAGCTCGCCGTCATCGCCGGCGACGGGATCGGTCCGGAAGTCATCGCCGAGGCCCTCAAGGTCCTCGACGCCGTCCTGCCCGGGGTGGAGAAAACCGAATACGACCTGGGCGCGCGGCGCTACCACGCCACCGGCGAAGTGCTGCCGGAATCGGTGGTACCCGAGCTGCGCCAGCACGACGCGATCCTGCTCGGTGCCATCGGTGACCCGTCGGTCCCCAGCGGCGTGCTGGAGCGAGGGCTGTTGCTGCGCATGCGTTTCGAGCTCGACCACCATGTCAACCTGCGCCCGGCGCGGCTCTATCCGGGAGTCACGAGCCCGCTCGCCGGAAACCCCGACATCGACTTCGTCGTGGTGCGCGAAGGGACCGAGGGGCCGTATACCGGAAACGGCGGCGCGATCCGCGTCGGGACGCCCCACGAGGTGGCCACCGAGGTGAGTGTCAACACCGCGTTCGGGGTGCGCCGGGTGGTCAAAGACGCTTTCGAGCGGGCTCGTAAGCGCCGCAAGCACCTCACCCTGGTGCACAAGACCAATGTGCTGACCTTCGCCGGTGGACTCTGGCTGCGAACCGTGCAGGAGATCGGCGAGCAGTACCCCGACGTCGAGGTCGCCTACCAGCACGTCGACGCGGCGACGATCTTCCTGGCCACCGACCCCGGACGATTCGACGTGATCGTCACCGACAACTTGTTCGGCGACATCATCACCGACCTGGCCGCGGCCGTGTGTGGCGGCATCGGCCTGGCCGCCAGCGGCAATATCGACGCGACGCGCACCAACCCGTCGATGTTCGAGCCGGTGCACGGCAGCGCTCCCGACATCGCCGGACAGGGCATCGCCGATCCCACCGCGGCGATCATGTCGGTGGCGTTGCTGCTGGCCCATCTAGGCGAGGACGAGGCGGCTGCCCGGGTCGATCGTGCGGTGGCGGCCTACCTGGCAACTCGCGGGGACGAACGGCCTGCCACCAGCGTTGCCGGCGAACGGATTGCAGCCGGGCTCTAG
- a CDS encoding fumarylacetoacetate hydrolase family protein translates to MRLGRIASPDGVAFVSIEGDLDNPDSLTVREIAEHPFGTPTFTGRSWPLADVRLLAPILASKVVCIGKNYTDHIAEMGGQAPADPVIFLKPNTAIIGPNVPIRLPANASPVHFEGELAVVIGRACKDVSAAQAADNILGYTIGNDVSARDQQKSDGQWTRAKGHDTFCPVGPWIVTDLDPGDLALRTEVNGEVKQDARTSLMIHDVGAIIEWISAVMTLLPGDLILTGTPAGVGPIEDGDTVSVTVEGIGTLTNPVVRKGKS, encoded by the coding sequence ATGCGCCTTGGACGAATCGCCAGCCCAGACGGAGTCGCTTTTGTCAGTATCGAAGGAGACCTGGACAACCCCGACAGCCTGACGGTCCGCGAAATCGCCGAGCATCCGTTCGGCACGCCGACCTTCACCGGCCGGTCCTGGCCACTGGCCGACGTCCGGCTGCTGGCTCCGATACTGGCCAGCAAGGTGGTCTGCATCGGCAAGAACTACACCGACCACATCGCCGAGATGGGTGGCCAGGCCCCGGCCGACCCGGTGATATTCCTCAAGCCCAACACCGCGATCATCGGACCCAACGTGCCGATTCGCCTGCCCGCCAACGCATCACCCGTGCACTTCGAGGGTGAGCTGGCGGTGGTGATCGGCCGGGCCTGCAAGGACGTCAGCGCCGCCCAAGCCGCCGACAACATCCTTGGCTACACCATCGGCAACGACGTCTCGGCCCGCGACCAGCAGAAATCCGACGGACAGTGGACCAGAGCCAAGGGGCACGACACGTTCTGTCCGGTCGGCCCGTGGATCGTCACGGATCTGGACCCCGGCGACCTGGCCCTGCGCACCGAGGTCAACGGTGAAGTCAAACAGGACGCCCGCACCTCGCTGATGATCCACGACGTCGGCGCCATCATCGAGTGGATCTCGGCGGTAATGACACTGCTGCCAGGCGATCTCATTCTCACCGGAACCCCGGCGGGAGTCGGGCCGATCGAGGACGGCGACACCGTCTCGGTCACCGTCGAGGGTATCGGCACTCTCACCAATCCCGTTGTCCGCAAAGGAAAGTCGTGA
- the gltX gene encoding glutamate--tRNA ligase, which translates to MTNAEHVRVRFCPSPTGIPHVGMIRTALFNWAYARHTGGTFVFRIEDTDAERDSEESYLALLDALRWLGLDWDEGPEVGGPYAPYRQSQRRELYRDVVTRLLEAGEAYYAFSTPDEVEARHVAAGRNPKLGYDNFDRQLTDSQRAAFLAEGRQPVVRLRMPDTDLAWEDLVRGTTTFAAGTVPDFALTRASGDPLYTLVNPCDDALMKITHVLRGEDLLPSTPRQIALYQALIRIGVAERIPEFGHFPPVLGEGTKKLSKRDPQSNLFLHRDRGFIPEGLLNYLALLGWSIADDHDLFSLDEMVAAFDVVNVTSNPARFDQKKADAINAEHIRRLALDDFTARLRDYLDTHGHRIALDDAAFKTVAELVQTRIVVLGDAWELLKFFNDDEYALDPKAAAKELGPDAAPVLDAAITALDGITDWTTEHIEGALKTALIDGLALKPRKAFGPIRVAATGTTISPPLFESLELLGRDRSLSRLRSARQQAGSA; encoded by the coding sequence GTGACCAACGCAGAGCACGTCCGGGTTCGGTTCTGCCCGTCTCCCACCGGCATCCCGCACGTGGGGATGATCCGCACCGCGCTGTTCAACTGGGCCTACGCCCGGCACACCGGCGGCACCTTCGTCTTTCGCATCGAGGACACCGACGCCGAACGGGACAGCGAGGAAAGCTATCTGGCACTGCTCGACGCCCTGCGCTGGCTCGGGCTGGACTGGGACGAGGGACCCGAAGTGGGCGGGCCCTACGCCCCGTACCGGCAGTCGCAACGCCGCGAGCTCTACCGCGACGTCGTGACACGGCTACTCGAGGCGGGCGAGGCCTACTACGCGTTCTCGACACCGGATGAGGTGGAGGCCCGGCACGTGGCCGCCGGACGCAACCCCAAGCTCGGCTACGACAACTTCGACCGTCAGCTGACCGACTCGCAGCGCGCGGCGTTTCTGGCAGAGGGGCGCCAGCCCGTGGTCCGGTTGCGGATGCCGGACACCGACCTCGCGTGGGAAGACCTGGTGCGCGGCACCACCACCTTCGCGGCGGGCACCGTGCCCGACTTCGCGTTGACCCGCGCCAGCGGGGATCCGTTGTACACCTTGGTCAATCCGTGCGACGACGCGTTGATGAAGATCACCCACGTGCTGCGCGGTGAGGACCTGCTGCCGTCGACTCCACGCCAGATCGCGCTGTATCAGGCCTTGATCCGGATCGGGGTTGCCGAGCGCATCCCGGAATTCGGTCACTTCCCGCCGGTGTTGGGGGAGGGGACCAAGAAGCTGTCCAAGCGTGACCCGCAGTCGAACCTGTTCCTGCACCGCGACCGCGGGTTCATCCCCGAGGGTCTGCTGAATTACCTTGCGCTGCTTGGCTGGTCCATCGCCGACGACCACGACCTGTTCAGCCTCGACGAGATGGTCGCGGCTTTCGACGTGGTCAACGTCACCTCCAACCCGGCTCGCTTCGACCAGAAGAAGGCCGACGCCATCAACGCCGAGCACATCCGGCGGCTGGCCCTCGACGACTTCACCGCCCGGCTGCGCGACTACCTGGACACCCACGGGCATCGGATTGCCTTGGACGATGCGGCTTTCAAGACGGTCGCCGAGTTGGTCCAGACCCGCATCGTCGTGCTCGGCGACGCCTGGGAACTGCTGAAGTTCTTCAACGACGACGAGTACGCCCTCGACCCCAAGGCCGCGGCCAAGGAGCTGGGTCCGGACGCCGCCCCGGTGCTCGACGCCGCCATCACGGCGCTCGACGGGATCACGGACTGGACCACGGAACACATCGAAGGCGCGCTGAAAACCGCTCTGATCGACGGGCTGGCACTCAAACCGCGCAAGGCCTTCGGCCCGATCCGGGTGGCCGCCACGGGCACCACCATCAGCCCCCCGCTGTTCGAGTCCCTGGAACTGCTGGGGCGTGACCGCAGTCTGAGCCGGCTGCGCTCGGCGCGGCAGCAGGCGGGGTCGGCTTGA
- a CDS encoding PPOX class F420-dependent oxidoreductase has product MGTNQRASIVMSEDEITDFVNNSRTGTLATIGPDGQPHLTAMWYAVVDGEIWLETKAKSQKAVNLKRDPRVSFLLEDGDTYDTLRGVSFEGVAEIVDDPDALHRVGVSVWERYTGPYSDDMKPFVDQMMNKRVGVRIVSRRSRSWDHRKLGLPSMPVGGTTAPAAKGGAE; this is encoded by the coding sequence ATGGGAACGAATCAGCGCGCGAGCATCGTCATGTCCGAGGACGAAATCACCGACTTCGTCAACAACAGCCGGACCGGAACCCTGGCGACCATCGGGCCCGACGGACAGCCGCACCTGACGGCGATGTGGTACGCGGTAGTGGACGGCGAGATCTGGCTGGAGACCAAAGCCAAGTCGCAGAAGGCGGTCAACCTGAAACGCGACCCTCGGGTCAGCTTCCTGCTCGAGGACGGCGACACCTACGACACCTTGCGCGGAGTGTCGTTCGAAGGCGTCGCCGAGATCGTCGACGACCCCGACGCGCTGCACCGCGTCGGCGTCAGCGTGTGGGAGCGCTACACGGGCCCCTACAGCGACGACATGAAGCCGTTCGTGGACCAGATGATGAACAAGCGGGTCGGCGTGCGCATCGTGAGCCGGCGCAGCCGGTCGTGGGATCACCGCAAGCTGGGTCTGCCGAGCATGCCGGTGGGTGGTACGACGGCGCCGGCCGCAAAGGGCGGCGCTGAGTGA
- a CDS encoding IclR family transcriptional regulator, whose product MRQHSGIGVLDKAVGILHAIAESPCGLAELCERTGLPRATAYRLAAALEVHRLAGRDEDGRWRLGPAVTELASYVSDPLLAASASVLPQLRETTGESVQLYRREGTSRVCIAALEPPAGLRDTVPVGARLPMTAGSGAKVLLAFSDAATQKAVLPKAMFSDRVLAEVRKRGWAQSVAEREPGVASVSAPVRDGRGVVVAAISVSGPIDRMGRRPGARWAADLLAAAEALTRRL is encoded by the coding sequence GTGAGACAGCATAGCGGCATCGGCGTTCTGGACAAAGCGGTCGGCATCCTGCACGCGATCGCGGAATCGCCCTGCGGGCTGGCCGAACTCTGCGAACGCACCGGCCTGCCCAGGGCCACCGCCTACCGCCTGGCCGCAGCGCTGGAGGTACACCGCCTGGCCGGCCGCGACGAGGACGGCCGGTGGCGTCTCGGGCCCGCGGTCACCGAACTCGCGTCGTACGTCAGCGACCCACTGCTGGCCGCCAGCGCCTCGGTGCTGCCCCAGCTGCGGGAGACCACGGGGGAAAGCGTGCAGTTGTACCGCCGGGAGGGCACCTCCCGGGTCTGTATCGCGGCGCTGGAACCACCTGCGGGGCTTCGCGATACGGTCCCGGTCGGCGCCCGGCTGCCGATGACCGCGGGATCCGGGGCCAAGGTGCTGCTGGCCTTTTCCGACGCCGCTACCCAGAAAGCGGTGCTGCCCAAGGCGATGTTCAGCGACCGGGTGCTCGCCGAAGTCCGCAAACGTGGCTGGGCGCAGAGCGTCGCCGAGCGCGAGCCGGGGGTGGCAAGCGTTTCGGCGCCGGTGCGTGACGGGCGCGGCGTGGTGGTCGCCGCCATCTCGGTGTCGGGGCCTATCGACCGGATGGGGCGGCGGCCCGGGGCACGGTGGGCGGCCGATCTTCTGGCCGCCGCTGAGGCGCTGACGCGGCGGCTATAG
- the leuC gene encoding 3-isopropylmalate dehydratase large subunit produces MASQTHDPGAGRPRTLAEKVWDDHVVVSGGDEAPDLIYIDLHLVHEVTSPQAFDGLRLAGRPVRRTDLTIATEDHNVPTVDIDKPIADPVSRTQVETLRHNCAEFGVRLHPMGDIEQGIVHVVGPQLGLTQPGMTIVCGDSHTSTHGAFGAIAIGIGTSEVEHVLATQTLALRPFKTMAVNVDGALPPGVTAKDVILALIAKIGTGGGQGHVIEYRGSAIESLSMEGRMTICNMSIEAGARAGMVAPDDTTFEFLRGRPHAPTGADWDAALAYWQQLRTDPGAVFDTEVHLDAASLTPFVTWGTNPGQGVPLGATVPDPELMTDDAQRQAAEKALAYMDLQPGMAMRDIAVDTVFVGSCTNGRIEDLRVVADVLRGHKVADGVRMLVVPGSMRVRAQAEAEGLGEIFTAAGAEWRQAGCSMCLGMNPDQLAPGERCAATSNRNFEGRQGKGGRTHLVSPAVAAATAVRGKLSAPADLN; encoded by the coding sequence ATGGCATCGCAGACGCACGACCCCGGCGCCGGCCGGCCGCGCACGTTGGCCGAGAAGGTCTGGGACGACCACGTTGTGGTGTCCGGCGGCGACGAGGCGCCGGACCTGATCTACATCGATCTGCACCTGGTGCACGAGGTCACCAGTCCGCAGGCGTTCGACGGCTTGCGACTGGCCGGCCGGCCGGTGCGGCGGACCGATCTGACGATCGCCACCGAAGACCACAACGTGCCGACCGTCGACATCGACAAGCCGATCGCCGACCCGGTGTCCCGCACGCAGGTCGAGACTTTGCGGCACAACTGCGCCGAATTCGGTGTCCGGCTGCACCCGATGGGCGACATCGAACAGGGCATCGTGCATGTCGTCGGGCCGCAATTGGGTCTCACTCAACCCGGAATGACGATCGTGTGTGGGGATTCTCACACCTCCACCCACGGCGCATTCGGCGCAATCGCCATCGGCATCGGCACTTCTGAGGTCGAACATGTGCTCGCCACCCAGACGCTGGCGCTGCGCCCGTTCAAGACGATGGCCGTCAACGTCGACGGTGCATTGCCGCCGGGGGTCACGGCGAAGGACGTCATTCTGGCGCTGATCGCCAAGATCGGGACCGGTGGCGGCCAGGGTCACGTCATCGAATACCGCGGCAGCGCCATCGAATCGCTGTCCATGGAAGGTCGGATGACGATCTGCAACATGAGCATCGAGGCCGGCGCGCGGGCCGGCATGGTCGCGCCGGACGACACCACTTTTGAATTCTTACGCGGTCGGCCGCATGCGCCGACCGGTGCGGACTGGGACGCGGCGCTGGCCTATTGGCAGCAGCTGCGTACTGATCCCGGAGCGGTTTTCGATACCGAGGTGCACCTCGACGCGGCGTCCCTCACCCCGTTCGTCACCTGGGGAACCAACCCCGGACAGGGGGTGCCGCTGGGTGCCACCGTGCCAGATCCGGAATTGATGACCGATGACGCGCAGCGCCAGGCCGCCGAGAAAGCGTTGGCGTACATGGACCTTCAGCCGGGGATGGCGATGCGCGACATCGCGGTCGACACCGTCTTCGTGGGGTCGTGCACCAACGGCCGGATCGAGGATTTGCGGGTCGTGGCCGACGTTTTGCGTGGTCACAAGGTTGCCGACGGTGTGCGGATGCTTGTGGTCCCGGGTTCGATGCGGGTTCGCGCGCAGGCGGAAGCCGAAGGGCTCGGCGAGATTTTCACCGCCGCCGGCGCGGAATGGCGGCAGGCCGGTTGCTCTATGTGTCTGGGAATGAATCCCGATCAGCTTGCGCCAGGGGAGCGTTGCGCCGCGACGTCCAATCGCAATTTCGAAGGGCGGCAGGGCAAGGGTGGTCGCACGCACCTGGTTTCGCCGGCCGTCGCCGCAGCTACCGCGGTGCGCGGCAAGCTTTCCGCGCCGGCAGATTTGAACTAG
- the leuD gene encoding 3-isopropylmalate dehydratase small subunit, whose protein sequence is MEAFDTHTGIGVPLRRSNVDTDQIIPAVYLKRVTRTGFEDGLFASWRSDPSFVLNLSPFDRGSVLVAGPDFGTGSSREHAVWALMDYGFRVVISSRFGDIFRGNAGKAGLLAAEVDQDGVELLWKLIEQSPGLEITVNLQDRNVTAGTAVLPFRIDDHTAFRLLNGLDDIALTLQKLDEIEAFEAARPAWKPRTLPAS, encoded by the coding sequence ATGGAAGCCTTTGACACCCACACCGGCATCGGCGTACCGCTGCGCCGGTCCAATGTCGATACCGATCAGATCATTCCCGCGGTCTACCTGAAGCGGGTAACCCGAACCGGTTTCGAGGATGGCTTGTTCGCGAGCTGGCGGTCGGATCCGTCATTCGTGCTCAACCTCAGCCCCTTTGACCGCGGGTCGGTTCTGGTTGCCGGACCGGATTTCGGCACCGGATCCTCGCGCGAGCACGCGGTCTGGGCGCTGATGGACTACGGATTCCGGGTGGTTATCTCGTCCCGGTTCGGCGACATCTTTCGCGGCAACGCCGGCAAGGCGGGGTTGTTGGCGGCCGAGGTCGACCAGGATGGTGTCGAACTTCTCTGGAAGCTGATCGAGCAGAGCCCAGGGCTGGAAATCACTGTCAATCTTCAAGATCGAAACGTCACCGCGGGAACGGCGGTGCTGCCGTTCAGGATTGACGATCACACCGCGTTCCGGTTGCTGAACGGACTCGACGATATAGCCCTTACGCTGCAGAAACTCGACGAAATCGAAGCTTTCGAGGCGGCCCGCCCGGCCTGGAAACCGCGCACTTTGCCGGCCTCCTGA
- a CDS encoding HU family DNA-binding protein has protein sequence MNKAELIDVLTQKLGSDRRQATAAVENVVDTIVRAVHKGDSVTITGFGVFEQRRRAARVARNPRTGETVKVKPTSVPAFRPGAQFKAVVAGAQKLPAEGPAVKRGVVASAAKKTTAKKAPAKKAATKAPAKKAATKAPAAKKAATKAPAKKAATKAPAAKKAATKAPAKKAATKAPAKKAVTKAPAKKAVTKAPAKKAATKAPAKKAPAKKAASTRRGRK, from the coding sequence ATGAATAAAGCAGAGCTCATAGATGTGCTCACACAGAAATTGGGCTCAGACCGTCGGCAGGCGACCGCCGCCGTCGAGAATGTCGTCGACACGATTGTGCGCGCGGTCCACAAGGGTGACAGCGTCACGATTACCGGTTTCGGTGTCTTCGAACAGCGTCGCCGCGCGGCTCGCGTCGCCCGCAACCCGCGCACCGGCGAGACGGTGAAAGTAAAGCCGACGTCTGTTCCGGCATTCCGTCCGGGAGCTCAGTTCAAAGCGGTTGTGGCTGGCGCACAAAAGCTCCCGGCCGAAGGACCCGCAGTGAAGCGCGGCGTGGTTGCCAGCGCGGCCAAGAAGACGACGGCCAAGAAGGCTCCCGCCAAGAAGGCCGCCACCAAGGCTCCGGCCAAGAAGGCTGCCACCAAGGCCCCCGCCGCGAAGAAGGCCGCGACCAAGGCTCCGGCCAAGAAGGCTGCCACCAAGGCCCCCGCCGCGAAGAAGGCCGCGACCAAGGCTCCGGCCAAGAAGGCGGCGACCAAGGCTCCGGCCAAGAAGGCCGTGACCAAGGCTCCGGCCAAGAAGGCCGTGACCAAGGCTCCGGCCAAGAAGGCTGCCACCAAGGCTCCCGCCAAGAAGGCTCCGGCCAAGAAGGCTGCGAGCACACGGCGCGGCCGCAAGTAG
- a CDS encoding NUDIX hydrolase, which yields MSIQNSSDRRRPGDRVVYAAGAVLWRSGKGNPTKSLEIAVIHRPRYDDWSLPKGKVDPGETAAVAAVREVLEETGHHSHLGRCLTTITYPIDQGIKRVHYWAARSTGGTFAPGHEVDELIWLPVADAMKKLDYAPDRKVLRRFVKQPPDTKTVLVVRHGTAGSKSRYRGDDTKRPLDKKGRAQAEALVGQLLAFGADRVYAADRVRCHQTVEPLAAELGVDIHNEPNLTEEAYAKNPKRGRQRVLQIAERAGTPVICTQGKVIPDLIAWWCERDGVRPDKSRNLKGSTWVLSLSAGRLIAADHIGGALAANVRA from the coding sequence GTGTCGATCCAGAACTCGTCGGACCGTCGACGCCCCGGAGACCGGGTCGTCTACGCAGCCGGCGCGGTGTTGTGGCGGTCCGGTAAGGGCAACCCGACGAAATCGCTCGAGATCGCCGTCATTCACCGCCCCCGGTATGACGACTGGTCGCTGCCCAAGGGCAAGGTCGACCCCGGCGAGACCGCAGCGGTCGCCGCCGTACGCGAGGTGCTCGAGGAGACCGGCCACCACAGCCATCTCGGCCGTTGCCTGACAACCATCACGTACCCGATCGACCAGGGCATCAAGCGGGTGCACTACTGGGCCGCGCGCAGCACCGGAGGCACCTTCGCCCCCGGACACGAGGTCGACGAGTTGATCTGGCTGCCGGTCGCCGACGCCATGAAGAAGCTCGACTACGCGCCGGACCGAAAGGTCCTGCGCCGGTTCGTCAAACAGCCGCCGGACACCAAGACCGTGCTGGTGGTGCGGCACGGTACCGCGGGCAGCAAGTCACGCTATCGCGGCGACGACACCAAGCGGCCGTTGGACAAGAAGGGCCGCGCCCAGGCCGAGGCGCTGGTGGGGCAGCTGCTGGCGTTCGGCGCCGACCGGGTGTACGCGGCCGATCGGGTGCGGTGCCACCAGACGGTGGAACCGCTGGCCGCCGAGTTGGGCGTCGATATTCACAACGAGCCCAACCTGACCGAGGAGGCGTACGCCAAGAACCCCAAGCGCGGCCGGCAGCGGGTTCTGCAAATCGCCGAACGGGCCGGAACTCCCGTGATCTGCACACAGGGCAAGGTGATTCCGGACCTGATCGCGTGGTGGTGCGAACGCGACGGAGTGCGTCCCGACAAGTCGCGCAACCTCAAAGGCAGCACCTGGGTGCTGTCGCTGTCGGCGGGCCGGCTGATCGCCGCTGACCACATCGGCGGCGCGCTGGCCGCCAACGTGCGCGCCTGA